A window from Nitrospira sp. ND1 encodes these proteins:
- a CDS encoding AtpZ/AtpI family protein yields the protein MPPSQDPLYAGLGQAVRIGTELLAALIVGGGLGWVVDTYLLDSNPWGLVVGLGLGAAAGVRSAYRSAQRWQS from the coding sequence ATGCCCCCCTCTCAGGATCCGTTATATGCGGGGCTCGGGCAGGCTGTCCGGATCGGGACGGAACTGCTTGCTGCGTTGATCGTCGGGGGAGGACTGGGTTGGGTCGTCGACACCTATCTGCTCGATTCTAATCCATGGGGATTGGTGGTGGGGTTAGGGTTGGGGGCCGCAGCCGGTGTACGGAGCGCCTATCGGTCTGCGCAACGATGGCAGAGTTAA
- a CDS encoding F0F1 ATP synthase subunit A, whose product MEESPLHAFELHDLIPLVPAGVDISINKAVILMWVIVGLVAFLMISAAAARKLVPGKLQNMAELIVEFIRGIILDTMGEPGMKYFPLIATLFLFILFANLIGLIPGSYTVTSQIIVTAVFAVGVYGLSIVLGFSLHGMKFLGILVPPGTPGWLLPLMIPIELISQLARPISLAVRLFANMTAGHVILGVLFGLAISGGLLIGWLPFAFTIAMNGLEVGIAFIQAYIFTVLSCVYLGDAVTLHGHSEHAH is encoded by the coding sequence GTGGAAGAAAGTCCGTTACATGCGTTTGAACTGCACGATCTGATTCCCTTGGTTCCGGCCGGGGTGGATATTTCCATCAACAAGGCCGTGATTCTGATGTGGGTGATCGTCGGCCTGGTGGCGTTCCTGATGATCTCGGCTGCGGCGGCCCGTAAGTTGGTTCCGGGCAAATTGCAGAACATGGCCGAATTAATCGTCGAGTTCATTCGCGGGATTATTTTGGACACCATGGGCGAGCCGGGGATGAAATATTTCCCCCTGATCGCCACGTTGTTCCTCTTTATTCTCTTTGCCAATTTGATCGGGTTGATTCCCGGTTCCTATACCGTCACCAGTCAGATCATTGTGACGGCAGTCTTTGCTGTAGGGGTTTACGGGCTGAGTATTGTGCTCGGCTTTTCCCTTCATGGCATGAAGTTTCTCGGCATTCTCGTGCCGCCCGGGACACCGGGTTGGCTCTTGCCGTTGATGATTCCGATTGAATTGATCAGTCAGTTGGCGCGACCCATTTCCCTGGCCGTCCGTCTGTTCGCGAATATGACTGCCGGCCACGTCATTCTGGGAGTCTTGTTCGGTCTGGCGATCAGCGGTGGGTTGCTGATCGGGTGGCTGCCATTCGCGTTCACCATCGCCATGAACGGACTCGAAGTTGGTATCGCGTTTATTCAAGCCTATATTTTTACCGTGCTGAGCTGTGTGTATCTGGGTGATGCGGTTACCCTGCACGGTCATAGCGAGCACGCACACTAG
- the atpE gene encoding ATP synthase F0 subunit C: protein MDAAAAALVGMGLAAAGFAGAGVGIGYIFGKMIEAVARQPEAEGRVGKYMWIGFALVEAIALYGLVIAFIIMGLRK from the coding sequence ATGGATGCAGCAGCAGCAGCGTTGGTGGGTATGGGATTGGCGGCGGCAGGATTTGCCGGCGCCGGTGTGGGCATCGGGTATATCTTCGGGAAAATGATCGAGGCCGTGGCCCGGCAGCCGGAAGCGGAAGGCCGCGTCGGCAAGTACATGTGGATCGGGTTCGCGTTGGTCGAAGCCATTGCACTGTACGGGCTGGTCATTGCGTTCATCATCATGGGCTTGCGTAAGTAG
- the atpF gene encoding F0F1 ATP synthase subunit B, protein MPQFESHFFSSLIFWEILSFGILFFLLYKYAFPSLLGMLEEREKKIKDSLDQAERHRSEAERRLKEYEAKLATAAKDAEALLAQAKERAQRLMEENEQRMTADAERIKGDATREIETERRKAIQDIRSQTTDLAMMVAEKVVGRALTEGDHRRLADEALDALAKSYQSRN, encoded by the coding sequence ATGCCTCAATTTGAATCACATTTCTTTTCGTCCTTGATCTTCTGGGAGATTCTCTCCTTTGGGATCCTGTTCTTCCTGCTCTACAAGTATGCATTTCCCAGCCTGTTGGGCATGCTGGAAGAGCGCGAGAAAAAGATTAAGGACAGTCTCGATCAGGCGGAACGCCACCGTTCCGAAGCCGAGCGCAGGCTGAAGGAATACGAAGCCAAGCTGGCGACGGCAGCCAAAGACGCAGAGGCGCTCCTGGCACAGGCCAAAGAACGCGCCCAACGCCTGATGGAAGAGAACGAACAGCGCATGACGGCGGATGCGGAACGCATCAAGGGTGACGCGACTCGCGAAATCGAGACCGAGCGCAGGAAGGCCATCCAGGACATCCGTTCGCAAACGACCGACTTGGCGATGATGGTGGCTGAGAAAGTTGTCGGGCGGGCACTGACGGAAGGCGATCATCGTCGTCTGGCGGACGAAGCCCTCGATGCCCTCGCAAAGAGCTACCAGAGCCGGAATTAG
- the larE gene encoding ATP-dependent sacrificial sulfur transferase LarE: protein MVSTTPLIDKVSQARQILREMGSVIVAFSGGIDSSLVLKLAHDELGAQAVGITAVSPTLPASELDATQKIAAEIGARHRIVETDQLQIPEFVLNDATRCYHCKTDLYSLLETLRSEYADGYIVDGTNVDDLGDDRPGLKAARERGVRSPLLEAGFSKADIRDVARELHLSNWDKPAAACLSSRIPRGITITRSTLSRVERAEDALAQEGFRQYRVRDHGEIARIELAVEELLGLLQPGRRERLAETLKKLGYRFVTVDLEGYRQGGVSLTPPA, encoded by the coding sequence ATGGTTTCCACGACGCCGCTGATCGATAAAGTCTCTCAAGCACGACAGATCCTTCGAGAGATGGGCTCGGTCATCGTGGCCTTCTCCGGCGGGATCGACAGTTCCCTCGTCCTCAAATTGGCGCATGATGAACTGGGAGCCCAGGCCGTCGGCATTACGGCTGTCTCTCCCACCCTTCCGGCCAGTGAGTTGGACGCGACGCAGAAAATCGCCGCAGAGATCGGCGCACGCCATCGCATCGTTGAAACGGATCAACTCCAAATTCCTGAATTCGTCCTCAATGATGCCACACGCTGTTACCACTGCAAGACTGACTTGTACTCACTCCTCGAAACGCTCCGAAGCGAATATGCGGATGGATACATTGTCGATGGCACAAACGTGGATGACCTGGGAGACGACCGTCCCGGCCTCAAGGCCGCTCGCGAGCGAGGCGTCCGTAGCCCGTTGCTCGAAGCCGGATTCTCGAAGGCCGACATCCGCGACGTAGCGAGAGAGCTACACCTCTCCAATTGGGATAAGCCGGCAGCCGCCTGCCTCTCTTCCCGCATACCACGCGGCATCACGATCACGAGAAGCACACTTTCACGCGTGGAGCGTGCGGAAGATGCTCTCGCACAAGAAGGCTTTCGCCAATATCGTGTGCGAGACCATGGGGAGATCGCCAGAATAGAACTGGCCGTAGAAGAACTGCTGGGGTTGTTGCAGCCGGGACGCCGGGAACGGCTGGCCGAAACCCTGAAGAAACTCGGCTATCGCTTCGTGACGGTTGATTTGGAAGGATACCGCCAGGGGGGCGTGAGTCTGACCCCCCCGGCGTAA
- a CDS encoding pitrilysin family protein, with protein sequence MTQQPATLLPRQHRSRRPVGRLLAGLLCMALSLPFALAQAADIVPTRSVTANGMTVLFLEQHFLPTVEIHALVKVGSAQDPPDKAGLANLTASLLDEGTLTRTSRQIAEQIDFVGGSLEAHAAEDFTTASTRVLKKDADLGFALLADMLQHPAFHKQEFERVRTQILGEIVSDDDDPGNVAMKAFHQLIFHGHPYSWPAHGTEETLNKITVADIQQFHAREYLPNQTILVIVGDLTQDQAAALVQTHFGSWKKGPPSPYQIKKPASIERKMVQLIEKDLTQSTIVLGHTGISRTNPDYYAVTVMNYILGAGGFSSRLMDSIRDKQGLAYGIMSQFDTRLMPGAFFISLQTRTDVTNQAIAGVLTEIKGMRDAPVTDQELNEAKSFIVGSFPLRVDSSAKLANVLAQVELYNLGLDYFTQYPKAIEKVTKDDVLRVAKQYLDPQHYALVVVGSIAKAKVKQ encoded by the coding sequence CCACCCGCTCCGTGACCGCGAACGGCATGACCGTGCTGTTTCTGGAACAGCATTTTCTTCCGACCGTGGAAATCCACGCCCTGGTCAAGGTGGGATCGGCGCAGGATCCACCCGACAAAGCAGGTCTGGCCAATCTGACCGCCAGCCTCCTCGATGAAGGCACCCTGACCCGGACATCTCGACAAATCGCCGAACAGATCGATTTTGTGGGAGGCTCGCTGGAAGCCCATGCGGCAGAGGATTTCACCACCGCCTCCACCCGCGTGCTCAAGAAGGATGCAGACCTCGGCTTTGCGCTTCTGGCCGACATGCTCCAACATCCTGCGTTCCACAAACAGGAATTCGAACGGGTCCGCACGCAGATCCTCGGCGAAATCGTCAGCGATGACGATGATCCCGGGAATGTGGCCATGAAGGCCTTCCACCAATTGATTTTTCACGGCCATCCCTATAGCTGGCCGGCCCATGGCACGGAAGAGACGCTCAACAAAATTACGGTCGCGGACATCCAGCAATTTCACGCCAGGGAATACCTGCCGAATCAAACGATCCTGGTCATCGTGGGAGACCTGACACAGGATCAGGCCGCCGCTCTGGTCCAGACCCATTTCGGCTCCTGGAAAAAGGGCCCCCCCTCGCCCTACCAGATCAAGAAGCCGGCTTCGATCGAACGTAAAATGGTCCAGCTCATCGAGAAGGATCTGACGCAGTCGACAATCGTCCTTGGGCACACGGGCATCAGCCGGACCAATCCCGACTACTATGCCGTCACAGTCATGAACTATATCCTGGGCGCCGGTGGGTTCTCCTCCCGCCTCATGGATTCCATTCGCGACAAACAGGGACTGGCCTATGGAATCATGAGCCAGTTCGACACCCGCTTGATGCCGGGAGCCTTTTTTATCAGCCTGCAGACCCGAACCGACGTCACAAACCAGGCCATCGCGGGCGTCCTCACGGAAATCAAAGGGATGCGCGATGCCCCGGTCACGGATCAGGAACTCAATGAGGCCAAGTCCTTCATCGTCGGCAGCTTCCCGCTGCGGGTCGATTCCAGCGCCAAACTGGCAAACGTCCTCGCCCAGGTCGAACTCTACAACCTCGGGTTGGACTACTTCACGCAGTATCCTAAAGCCATCGAAAAGGTCACGAAGGACGATGTCCTACGCGTCGCCAAGCAGTATCTCGACCCCCAACATTACGCCTTGGTCGTCGTCGGATCGATCGCGAAGGCCAAAGTCAAACAATAG